The Arachis hypogaea cultivar Tifrunner chromosome 19, arahy.Tifrunner.gnm2.J5K5, whole genome shotgun sequence genome has a window encoding:
- the LOC140182116 gene encoding uncharacterized protein produces the protein MGPDGASGGLLLMWDDGFFKMRNCYKGERWLCVEGILSENPISCVEERRGSDRLPMSVQNFKNWINDMGLVDLPITDHHCPIIVEDKRLRDRPRPFRSIDSWFTHEGFLRIVKEEWRGLEEVQFTDKLKALTVPLERWHRDNFGDMDKKIMKFEEEIKKIDDMVGNESYDGTVEVRRKALITCCEKWYVRKEQHWKQMSRSRHARDMDKNMRYFHNLASARRRNNRIDTLVINERLIRNQARIIKIAIREFYKGLYHQERSPMVGFRDGLVERISKEDALALEMLPSPKEVREAVWDCESSKAPGSDDYNMNFIKKCWNKIGSEFTAAVLVFFQSSRLSSDANVTWVALAPKFTGVKKIKDLRSISIVGCMYKVISKMLVRRMRDVMPGLVGETQSAFVKDRKIHDGTLIAC, from the exons ATGGGGCCTGACGGTGCATCTGGTGGGTTGTTGTTAATGTGGGATGATGGTTTCTTTAAAATGAGAAATTGCTATAAAGGTGAACGATGGTTATGTGTTGAAGGGATACTGTCGGAGAATCCTATTagctgt GTGGAAGAAAGGCGAGGCTCAGATAGATTACCTATGTCAGTACAAAATTTTAAGAATTGGATAAATGACATGGGTTTGGTGGACTTACCGATTACTGACC ATCACTGCCCTATTATAGTGGAAGATAAGAGGCTAAGGGACAGACCGAGGCCATTTCGAAGTATAGATTCGTGGTTTACACATGAAGGATTTCTAAGGATAGTTAAGGAGGAATGGAGAGGGTTAGAAGAGGTACAATTCACCGATAAACTGAAGGCGTTGACGGTTCCTTTGGAAAGATGGCATAGAGACAACTTTGGTGATATGGACAAGAAAATTAtgaagtttgaggaagagattAAGAAGATTGATGACATGGTTGGTAATGAGAGTTATGATGGGACAGTGGAAGTAAGAAGGAAGGCGCTAATTACTTGTTGCGAGAAATGGTATGTGAGGAAAGAACaacattggaagcagatgtcgaGGTCGAGGCATGCGAGGGACATGGATAAAAACATGAGATATTTCCACAACTTAGCTTCTGCAAGAAGGAgaaataataggattgatactcTGGTTATTAATGAAAGATTGATAAGGAATCAAGCTAGGATTATTAAGATTGCCATCAGGGAGTTTTATAAGGGCTTATATCATCAAGAGAGGTCTCCTATGGTGGGTTTCAGAGATGGTTTGGTGGAAAGGATTAGCAAGGAGGATGCTTTGGCTTTAGAGATGCTACCGTCACCTAAGGAGGTTAGAGAGGCAGTGTGGGATTGTGAATCTTCCAAGGCTCCAGGAAGTGACGATTACAACATGAATTTCATAAAGAAGTGCTGGAATAAAATTGGCTCGGAGTTCACGGCAGCGGTACTGGTTTTTTTCCAATCTTCTAGGTTGTCATCAGATGCTAATGTCACTTGGGTGGCGCTGGCCCCCAAGTTTACTGGTGTTAAGAAAATCAAAGATCTGCGTTCGATAAGCATAGTGGGGTGTATGTATAAGGTAATCTCGAAGATGCTGGTTAGGAGAATGAGAGATGTTATGCCTGGGTTAGTGGGCGAGACGCAGAGTGCGTTTGTCAAGGATCGGAAGATTCATGATGGGACCCTTATCGCATGTTAA
- the LOC112779313 gene encoding putative ETHYLENE INSENSITIVE 3-like 4 protein: protein MVLIQEEMDPPYVQLSDTEDEEIDVTLTAENETIDYEDLKKRMWKDRILLQKMKEKLNMDESENKEAKQEASRKKKMSRAQDSVLKYMVKIMEVCKARGFVYGIVPEKGKPVTGSSDSLRQWWKEDIRFDQNAPTAIAKYIPLLEKGELDESSSIHLLQDLQDKTLGSLLSSLMQHCVPPQRRYPLDKGVAPPWWPNGSEAWWGEQGLLTQEHGPPPYKKPHDLKKAWKVLVLASVIKHMSPDLEKLRRLVTQSKTLQDKMTAKDSATWSKVVNKEEALLRLTNKCLKISPSLSGDDENNKEDGEGEIEVFESSPMSSVNNSVDHVLFGGGGSSSTGGSEKRKCDFDNNNNNGNNNNNDNSFVDKLLYTCQNLDCPQSDLTMGFKDKNSRMDHESMCAFRDTTLEQQGSNSNNKNLKAFHDYLSSEDRMTSVGDWMNMEVAKAKNNNNNNNNFGDTDFGDIDIMNGMEEIAGEAFGEDNLGLWQNDIEDCELLAALEMVKANSVMDSTHQNNNPPLI from the exons atgGTGCTGATCCAAGAAGAAATGGATCCTCCCTATGTTCAATTGTCCGATACAGAAGACGAGGAAATTGATGTAACCTTGACAGCAGAAAATGAAACGATAGACTATGAAGATCTGAAGAAGCGCATGTGGAAAGACCGTATCCTTCTCCAAAAGATGAAGGAGAAACTTAACATGGACGAATCTGAAAACAAAGAAGCCAAGCAAGAAGCGTCCAGGAAAAAGAAGATGTCTAGGGCACAAGACTCTGTACTCAAATACATGGTCAAGATCATGGAGGTTTGCAAAGCTCGTGGATTCGTCTATGGCATCGTTCCTGAAAAAG gtAAGCCAGTTACAGGAAGTTCGGATAGTCTGCGACAATGGTGGAAAGAAGATATTAGATTTGACCAAAATGCCCCTACAGCAATTGCAAAGTATATACCGTTACTTGAAAAGGGAGAGTTAGATGAGTCGTCAAGCATACAccttctccaagatcttcaagACAAAACACTAGGATCTCTTCTTTCATCACTGATGCAACACTGTGTGCCGCCACAAAGGAGGTATCCTTTGGACAAAGGTGTGGCCCCGCCGTGGTGGCCTAATGGGTCAGAGGCATGGTGGGGTGAACAGGGCCTTTTGACTCAAGAACACGGGCCACCACCGTATAAGAAACCCCAtgatttgaagaaggcatggaaGGTTTTGGTTTTGGCTTCAGTTATAAAGCACATGTCCCCTGACTTAGAGAAATTGAGAAGGCTTGTGACTCAATCAAAGACCTTGCAAGATAAAATGACTGCCAAAGATAGTGCTACTTGGTCCAAAGTTGTGAACAAAGAAGAAGCTTTGTTGAGACTTACCAACAAGTGTCTCAAGATTTCCCCTTCTTTGTCCGGCGACGATGAGAATAATAAGGAAGACGGTGAGGGAGAAATTGAAGTCTTTGAGTCATCCCCAATGAGCTCTGTTAATAATTCTGTTGATCATGTTTTGTTTGGCGGTGGCGGCAGTAGCAGCACCGGAGGCAGTGAAAAAAGAAAGTGtgattttgataataataataataatggtaacaacaacaataatgataATAGCTTTGTGGACAAATTACTATATACATGTCAGAACTTAGATTGTCCACAGAGCGATTTGACTATGGGATTTAAAGACAAGAATTCAAGGATGGACCACGAGTCGATGTGCGCTTTTCGCGATACCACTCTCGAACAACAGGGAAGTAACAGCAACAATAAGAATTTGAAGGCTTTCCATGATTACCTGTCGAGTGAGGACAGGATGACAAGTGTTGGAGATTGGATGAACATGGAGGTAGCTAAAGCcaaaaacaacaataacaataataataattttggtgACACTGATTTTGGTGATATTGATATTATGAATGGAATGGAAGAGATTGCGGGTGAAGCTTTTGGTGAGGACAATTTAGGGTTGTGGCAGAATGACATTGAAGATTGTGAGTTACTTGCGGCATTGGAGATGGTTAAAGCAAATAGCGTGATGGATTCCACTCATCAAAATAATAATCCACCATTAATATAA